GTCGACGCGTATTGACCCGAGACGGCGTCTTTGGGCTGCGCGGTCAGGGTCAAGGTTTCTTCCTCCGGCGTGCTGATTTCGATGGTGACGTCGGCGTTGTCGAACGGCTTGAAGTTTTCATCGTTCACGGCGACGGTGATTTCGATCGGTCGGGCGCCATTTTGTCGTTTGCGAACCGCTTCCACCTTGACTCGCTGGGGGACGTCGCCGACCAACCACCGAATGGTCTGCCGCCACGCCTTCTCGAGATCCTCGTTGTCGGTCGTCTGCTGGTGCAGTTTCCACCGCCACAAATCGCCCAGCAACATCGCGCCAGCCCGCCCTTTGCCAAATCGCTGCGTTACCAGCACTGGGCGGGTCTGCCCATCGTCCAGCGGCGCGGCCAACAGTTGCGTTGCGCCTGGTTTGAGGGCGCCGACCGAGTTGAGCGACCGTAGCCGGGGCATCTCGGCAAAACGATCTTGTTCCTCTTGTTCGGTCGCCCGGACGCGGATCCATGGTTCCAGCAGACCTTCGCGCGTCATCTGCAGGCCGAACTCTTCCTGCTGCGGCGCGGGTTGGACGCTGGAGAGGTAAACCGGCAAGAGTTCGCCGATTGGCGTCCGATGAAAGTCCCCTTCAGCGAACGACTCCATCCCGCCCAGCATCAGGAAGCCCCCGCCGCGGAGACTGACGAAATCTTGAATCAGCGATTTCTGGTCTTGGGTGAAGAAGTCGGCCTCTAGGTCGTCCAGGATCAGGGCGTGGTATTCGAAAAGCTCGTCGGCCGACTTGGGGAAGCCGCCTGACAGTTCGCCGGGCTCCAGCTTACCAATTCGCAGCAGGACCGCCTCGTCGTATTGCTCGACCTGTTCTTTCTGCGCGTCGTCAGAATTGGTGAAGATGCGATTGGCGTTGGAGTCTTTATCGCGAAACTGAAACTTCGGCTCCCGCTTGGCGATGCGGACCAGGGCGTCCAGCTCGACTTCGTCATCACCGGCCAGCGAACGCTGGAGGAACTTGAATTCCCAGTTCGGTCGCCCTGAAACGTACAGCACCTTATAAGGCCCCTGCCCTCGATCGATGACGGCAAAGCGCTGATTGTTTAGCAAGGTCGCTTCGCTGCTGCTGGCTGGGTCGTCGAGGGTTTTCTCGGCGCCTTTGGCGAACGCCCGAACCTGATAGAACAAAACGCCTCGCTCGGTCGGTTTGACTTGAAATCGAACCGAAAAGAGCTGGCCGTCGCGGACGTCGGTCACGGTCTGCGTTTGCAGCTCCTCTCCCTGCTGGTCCAGCAATTGCACGGTAATCGCTTGGCCGGCGAATCCGGTTCCTTCCAGCTCGGCGGTCAACGTGACTGGCGCGGCCTCAAAATTGGTTTGGCTGGCGGTGACGCGGCGGACGCCAATGTCGGCCGCCGTCCTATCGCTGCCGACAATCACCGGAAAAATCGGCGGGGATTGGCTCCAGTCGATGTTGGCGTCGGAAAAGTCGGTCGCGTTGCCGTCGGTAAAGACGAGAACGCCAGCCAGGGGACGATCTTCGTACCGCTGGGCGACGCTCGTCAGCGAGGTCACCAGCGCCGATTCTTCGCCGTCAGCGGCAAACTGATCGAAGTCGGCCACCGGCGCCAGTTGGCGATCGAACTCGTAACGGCGGATGTCGAACTCTTGACCGAGTCGAATTTGCCAAGGTGCGCTCCGGTCCAGCTCCGCTTTCAGCTTCTCGGCGCGCGTCGTCGATTCGCCCCGGTCGGCAACCTGCAGGCTTTGCGAGCGATCGGCGACGACGGCAAACAAGTTGGCGCCGGGGACCGGTTTCGACTCGCTTCGCATCGGCTCGACCAGGATTGCCGCCAATAGCAACACCGCGGCTGTCTTCAGCAGTGCGCAAGTCGCCTT
The genomic region above belongs to Blastopirellula retiformator and contains:
- a CDS encoding glutamine amidotransferase — encoded protein: MSDWLGGQFWFEWPNVWADRGWIVPACVIGGLFLLLILWAYSAAKAPFWLKATCALLKTAAVLLLAAILVEPMRSESKPVPGANLFAVVADRSQSLQVADRGESTTRAEKLKAELDRSAPWQIRLGQEFDIRRYEFDRQLAPVADFDQFAADGEESALVTSLTSVAQRYEDRPLAGVLVFTDGNATDFSDANIDWSQSPPIFPVIVGSDRTAADIGVRRVTASQTNFEAAPVTLTAELEGTGFAGQAITVQLLDQQGEELQTQTVTDVRDGQLFSVRFQVKPTERGVLFYQVRAFAKGAEKTLDDPASSSEATLLNNQRFAVIDRGQGPYKVLYVSGRPNWEFKFLQRSLAGDDEVELDALVRIAKREPKFQFRDKDSNANRIFTNSDDAQKEQVEQYDEAVLLRIGKLEPGELSGGFPKSADELFEYHALILDDLEADFFTQDQKSLIQDFVSLRGGGFLMLGGMESFAEGDFHRTPIGELLPVYLSSVQPAPQQEEFGLQMTREGLLEPWIRVRATEQEEQDRFAEMPRLRSLNSVGALKPGATQLLAAPLDDGQTRPVLVTQRFGKGRAGAMLLGDLWRWKLHQQTTDNEDLEKAWRQTIRWLVGDVPQRVKVEAVRKRQNGARPIEITVAVNDENFKPFDNADVTIEISTPEEETLTLTAQPKDAVSGQYASTYVPRTPGAYRAQVTAYNPDGSEIQQIETGWVAEPAGEEFATLKPNRDFLEMIAAKSGGEVVSLDRLDAFVSTLPGREIPIVEPKIHSVWHTWGVFLLAVGLLVGEWGLRRWKGLA